aggcagactcccacagctttcaaagaacacctctgtagctcagtggtaaagtctctgactgtcaATCAGTTCTTTTGGAAGGCACGAGTTCGCATCCAGTGGGtcgtatgttttttttgtttgtttttccacataaacggcgtgatgtggtcccacaggtaccggctgttttttttatatttcctctacataagcggcgcgatgtgctgCAGCTGGCATTGTGTCTTCCTGCCTGAAAGACACCGGTGcgtgcacaaactctcacaccgggttcgtgcatgcctgcctgttggcgcaatgttttgtggtgtgctaatttcaaattgtttcgccgtttttgtccaaacgccatccaaactttgcactatgtgtgaaggggccattcatTTTGGTGTTCTGTCATTGTTATTTTCCACAGCTTTCTTCTTGTCCATGTACATCAATTCCTTCACTGATTGTGTGCAGTGATTTTCTAATGGCTTTATTGTCTTCTCTTCGGTACCGGAACATCTTGCTTGTTCAATTTCTCTGGCGCTGTTTTTCTTATGAGTGTTTCTGATtccctgtgtttttcttttttttaagcttGTATCCTGTCTTGGGTCTGTTCGCTGATTTATGACAGTCTTGTGTGTTTTGAAATTCTGCCTTTGTCTTTGGGCTGTCGTCCTGGTTTGTCCTTCATAGATACAGTCTCCTCATGGACTACCTACTCTGAGTTTATTAACCACTGCCTGCTCTTTGACCATGAATAATGACAGTTTTAAATACCCCTCTgtgttgttctctgctctgggtctCCTGCTCAGTCCATTACATTTTGCACTCTACAATCTTTCACCTTCATACAGGTTTGCAACAAGTTTCAGTGTAAATGTAGAGAACAGAATTAATGAAAAGCATAAGGTTTGCTGTGTGAAAAATGTGTGTATAAAGAAAGACAGATTATActgtatatcatgaatgtttaTTTGGGGCATAAAAGTCCATATCAGAAAAttctattttaaaatgaaaatgcacaAAGTGGATTTTGATCTTCCAAAGCAAGCAAATAGAAATTTAGCAGTttttgatttcatattttttttcatgttgcctTGAATATGAAAACATTTTCCAGCCATTCTTTGTATCTATGTGTAAACATGCAAACATGAGTCAAATGTGTTGAGTCACTGAAATGACCCATCAATTTCCAACAAGAGGAGAAATCAAATTAGGCAGCAATCAATGGATAATTTGACTTTGAAATGGCACTTTGTTCTCCACGCTATTCCATCATGCACAAATCCTCCTATCTTTTTCCATAACATGCACACTAAAAGACAGAAATCTTTAAACAATTGGGCTATAAGTTAATCAAACATGTTTGGAAAACAGGACATTGCTCAGTTTCCTTGGATATAAAATTGGCACATTGGTGGTTGGTGTGCACCAAGGCACCGCTTTGGATTTCTCTCTCTATAGGCAACAAAGTTTAATTTTTCTCACACTAACAATGATTATTTGTTAAATGTTCCATGACTTTTTCATCCTATTCATCCCCCGATGACCAACATTTCCCTTCATTATCAGAATCCTCAGAATGGATAATGGTCTCCTCAGCAACATTTCTACTCAACACTTGCTTCACTTCCAAAGGCTCCTTGTTTTTCCTATCCATCTCTGAGTTCCCATTCACTTCATTCTGGTTTTCTGAAATCCCCCAAACTAAGCTGTCACTAAACCCTAGATTCTGATTGGACTGCTGAGCATCTTCTGGATCACAGGTGGCTCCATTTCCAAAAGTGGGCAACCAGATGTCTTTCTCTACTGCAGAGCTAAAGAAACCATGGAGGGTGTTACTGTCATCACCATTTGTTTTAAGTGTTTCAGTGGGGTCCTTGACCATGCAGATCTCCCTCTCATTGTGATCGTCTTTTTGTATAACAGCATTCTGATCACAGCTATCTACATCAAAGAGGCAATGTTGCCCTGATTCAGGAGCATTATCATTTTTTTCACCAGCCTCAGCTTTTTTTGGACTCTGTAGAACTTCACATTCTGCTGTTTCTGCAAATGCGTGAGAAGCCTGACACTCTGCAGCATTTTCAGTGATGTTTTCTAGAGACTTTTTGAAATCTGGGGTAGGTACAGCCTCTTCTAGCTCAGCGGCATGATCCACATCCTGTTGGCTGTCATGAATTCCTTGGCCACATTCTTCCATGCCTGAGTTTTTCATGATGGTTTGGCTCTCAGTACTGCTGGTGACGGTGTTGTAGTCAGACTGATCTTTGCTTATATCAGTGTATTCCACCATCAAAGCACTGAGTTTGTCTTCTTCCTCACTTCTTTCCCTCATATCCTCTTGATTAATGTGTTGGGTGTTGTCATCTGTCTGAAGTTCTTCAGCTGTAGAATTCCAGACCTCCAGGTGCTCACAGGGTTTATCTATAACTGCATCTGTAGATGGATGTTGTTGCTCTGGAGTCACTTCTTGGTCCTCTGTCTTTTCTTGAACAGATGCGACCTGTAGTTCTGGTGCCACCTCACTCTCACTAGCAAAGTTAGCACTGTAACTTTCTGTGCACAGGTCTTCTATTTCCTCTTCTATTCCTTGGCCACATTCTTCTATGCCTGAGTTTTTCATGATGGTTTGGCTCTCAGTACTGCTGGTGACGGTATTGTAGTCAGACTGATCTTTGCTTATATCAGTGTATTCCACCATCAAAGCACTGAGTTTGTCTTCTTCCTCACTTCTTTCCCTCATATCCTCTTGATTAATGTGTTGGGTGTTGTCATCTGTCTGAAGTTCTTGAGCTGTAGAATCCCAGACCTCCAGGTGCTCACAGGGTTGATCTATAACTGCATCTGTAGATGGATGTTGTTGCTCTGGAGTCACTTCTTGGTCCTCTGTCTTTTCTTGAACAGATGCAACCTGTAGTTCTGGTGCCACCTCACTCTCACTAGCAAAGTTAGCACTGTAACTTTCTGTGCACAGGTCTTCTATTTCCTCTTCTATACCTTGGCCACATTCTTCTATGCCTGAGTTTTTCATGATGGTTTGGCTCTCAGTACCGCTGGTGACGGTGTTGTAGTCAGACTGATCTTTGCTTATATCAGTGTATTCCACCATCAAAGCACCAAGTTTGTCTTCTTCCTCACTTCTTTCCCTTATATCCTCTTGATTAATGTGTTGGGTGTTGTCATCTGTCTGAAGTTCTTCAGCTGTAGAATTCCAGACCTCCAGGTGCTCACAGGGTTGATCTATAACTGCATCTGTAGATGGATGTTGTTGCTCTGGAGTCACTTCTTGGTCCTCTGTCTTTTCTTGAACAGATGCGACCTGTAGTTCTGGTGCCACCTCACTCTCACTAGCAAAGTTAGCACTGTAACTTTCTGTGCACAGGTCTTCTATTTCCTCTTCTATTCCTTGGCCACATTCTTCCATGCCTGAATTTTTCATGATGGTTTGGCTATCAGTACTGCTGGTGATGGTGTTGTAGTCAGACTGATCTTTGCTTATATCAGTGTAATCCACCATCAAAGCACTGAATTTGTCTTCTTCCTCACTTCTTTCCCTCATATCTTCTTGATTAATGTATTGGGTGTTGTCATCTGTCTGAAGTGCTTCAGCTGTAGAATTCCAGACCTCCAGATGCTCACAGGGTTGATCTATAACTGCATCTGTAGATGGATGTTGTTGCTCTGGAGTCACTTCTTGGTCCTCTGTCTTTTCTTGAACAGATGCGACCTGTTGTTCTGGTGCCACCTCAGCAAAGTTATCATAGTAACTTTCTGTGCACAGGTCTTCTATTTCCTCTTCTATCCCTTGGCCACATTCTTCCATGCCTGAGTTTTTCATGATGGTTTGGCTCTCAGTACCGCTGGTGACGGTGTTGTAATCGGACTGATCTTTGCTTATATCAGTGTATTCTACCATCAAAGCACTGAGTTTGTCCTCTTCCTCACTTCTTTCCCTCATATGTTCTTGATTAATGTGTTGGGTGTTGTCATCTGTCTGAAGTGCTTCAGCTGTAGAATTCCAGACCTCCAGGTGCCCACAGGGTTGATCTATAACTGCATCTGTAGATGGAAGTTGTTGCTCTGGAGTCATTTCTTGGTCCTCTGTCTTTTCATGAACAGATGCAACCTGTAGTTCTGGTGCCACCTCACTCTCACTAGCAAAGTTAGCACTGTAACTTTCTGTGCACAGGTCTGTTTCCTCTTCCACATGTACATCTGTCTCCAATTCCTCCTTATGCTCTTCATCCATAGTTATCATTGATTCAGTTGCTTTTTCAGTGTTTTCCTCTAAGTCGCCCTCATTGATGTTTATGCTTCCTGCTGCATGTTCAGTGGTAGTCACTGTGCTGTCAAGATCTTTGTCTTCAGCGTGAGTGTATCCCAGATCATATTCCTCATCCAGACCTTCTCCTTCCACATCTTCACACAGGTCCTCCATAGTTCCAAATTTCATTGACTTGCTTTTGGCCCACGCTCCTGCTTCGCCAGCCTTCTTTTCCTGCTCGCCCTCGCTGGACTCGCTGTCGTCCAAGCGGGATGCCCGAGAGTAGGCATCCGTCTCATCATTCTTATACTGAATCAAAGGTCTAGTATCAGCAAGTGTGTTATCCTGAGCATAGCTGTCACTCTCCACCTCTGTCCTCCAGGACACAGAGACATTTTGtgaatcttcatcttcatcttcatcatcttcttctttgcCAGGAAGCTGTGTCTGGTGTCCATCATAATCCACATCCGTCTCCGTCACTGAGGAGGTTATGTTGTCATTTTGCTGTGCACCAGAAGAGAAGTCCACCCTCGGTTCTGTCTTTTCAAGCTCCTGTTCATGTGCTGAAATGTCCTCCTCTGGCTCAGCATGTTGCCTGTTAGATTCTTCTTTTTTCACACCATCACCTTGCTTCAGATCAACCTTTTTTTCAATGACACTATCCAATATATCCATCTCTTCTCCATCAGGGTACAATTTATCCTCAGCTTCTGTCTCGTGTGTCTGTACTACAGAAATACTGTCATCTTGCTTTGTCTGACCAGCATCAGTATTGGAGATGTTTTCCTcctggctgatgtccacctcttgatTAAACAGACTTTCTTCAGGCTCACACTCAGAAGCTGGGGCTCTTATTCTGGAACCAAGGGTTGGTTCAAATACTGCCTCAGTTTCAGAATCTGAAGTTTCCTCTTTTTCACATTTGCTGCTTGTAAGTTCCTTTTCTACCTCTGTGTCCACTGCAGTGTGCGGTAGCTGCAGCTCTTCTTTGTCAGCAGGACTTTCAAGAGGCATGTCCTCCTCAGACTCATAGGAGGCCTGTTCGGTCACTTTGACGTGGTATGGTGTGAGAATTGTTGTGGCAAACTGCTGACTAACATCTATGAGCTCACTGACACACTCAGCCTGGTTATCGTCAGCTGGGCTTTCCTCCACAGGACCAGCATCAAGGATTTTCcagtccttttcttcttctttgtcccaTGATACTGTTTCAGCAGCAGCCTCCTGCACTTGAGGAATAGAAAGGAGCTGAGTGAAGGTGACTTTTTCCTGAACCGCCTGCAGACTCAAGTCTTTAACCTCTCCAtcctgcagcattttgggatgagTTTCTGTCTTTTTCAGGTTAGGTGTTTCTTCACCTACCCCATCCTCTGTAGATTTTTTCCAAATCTTTGGCACTTCGCTATGAGATGTCCGACTCCACAGTGGTGTTTGAGTTATGGTTATTGGTTTCGATCTCTCTTTTATGCCATAGAAGGAGGACGCCAACGTGTTCTTTATGCTAGCATTTAACTGATGACTGAAAACTGCATCTGTGGATGACAGGAGGACATGAAAACACATGATGTTACTGTACTCCTGATGAGCTGCAGTATCCCTTGAACACACAGACATGAAACTGACCAAATTCTCAGTGACACTATGGTGCAGCCATCATCTTCAGAACTaaacaaatcacagcaaagcatgATCTGCAAGTGATCACCAACCAAGTGTGACTTCAGAGACACTCAGACATTTCTGTGCTGTTGCTAGCTGTGAGCAACTGCCCAACTGGGATGTGGGCCATCCAGACACAGTAAGTTGGCTGCTAATGAATTACAAGGTAGTATCAGCCAGCTAGCTAACAAACTAtcaatgttgccacagttactttgaaaaagtaatccaattactgattactccttgaaaaagtaacttagttactttactgattactcaattgtaaaagtaactaagttagattactagttactttttagttactttccccagctgccgacaacaaccctctgccacctcaacgtgacaatgatacctgttttgccaaaactcactttatagtcaccttttcttgacttcaatgaaaataaatacttgttttataaaacgtaaaataatctttcttgacctcatatttaactgttgacagcactgtaacagtaaaacttgcaatttctaacctacactgtttgtaaatgtaactattaaattctaactttttctaacatttaaattctctataaacattttacttgtcaaaattattattagtttaagtagaattagtagtggtagtaaaaaaacggcttcaaaactggacctttaatctaggggtgttgtgggggggggcacatccctgccccacgcccccattccatctggattcgcccctgctttggcgtttgagcacaaagaatggataacatttatttatgcagaaaacatgaccagatttacaggtaagaaagttttattgtgttttcacatcatgtggtcctcagaaagagagtttaggtgcatttgagtggaaaatagtgttagttgttgacacgtcgcggaggatcagttgtttttaacgagacgatacagagtggctcagctcagaattctaaataaaggagaaaaataaagcataaaaatgagtttgtaaagctcagtgaagGGGTGCtcttttcaccgcgctttaagaggtgaggacgagtcgtagctgatgaaaagctcacagctcgcttaaagtgggcagttctgttgtgaaagtgtagtgacacggacccacaacagggggcgcaaatgaacggtcaatagacgagccaaaaaagtaacaatttaatgttgtgaaggtgcacagcgaatacacagacaatctcagaatctgataacagtcaatccacaaaggtgacgtgtgggcaggttcgaggatagaagacgtctgtcctgagaagagccggaaccacacgatttccgccgccaccgaacctggtgaatactggagccgccaagtcccgaattcccaggtgatcaccgtccccaactgtcggatctggtactgctggcgaagagcaaagacagtcaagtgtgggtgtgtgtacaccccgtaacaacaacggtgggaatgccacctccacctctaacacacactcgtgcagcgtctgtttaaccacttatctgacgggacgtaggacgaaacagtcgcgacccacgccggtcctctggttgacagctgcaacacaatagctcttggaatcaattaatacaggcagagaaagttacctccatagaagtacgatatctcggcaatgaggtggagatgacgtctgggctttatggagtgagatgatgaagaatgagtgacagctgtcaggaaataatgagagacagctgtcactcccggctgtgtccgtggcggcagcgccctctcgtgcctgaagcccgcacttcaggcagggcgccctctggtggtgggccagcagtacctcctcttctggcggcccacacaacaagttcagtcgaaccccgaccccctgcccacagaccaagtttaatgctgctgtccacccacaatgcaaaaataatagtaacgcacagtgacttggagaagtaactttaatctgattactcatttggaaagattaacgcgttagattactcgttacaaaaaagtggttagagtaacgcgttacttagtaacttaCTTAGTAacttagtaacgtgttaccgACATCACTGCAAACTATTATTAGTTATCTACAAATAGGCCATTTCTGCTCTTTTGGAATTAATTTTGCTTTACTtgtgaaaaattaagataaaattaAGATAATTTTTAAAATTAAGATAATTTAATGTCCTACCAAATGCAGATAAGACTGAGATCATGGGCATCAAGCCTgctacagtttatatatatatatatatatatatatatatatatatatacactcaacaaaatataaacgcaacacttttggttttgctcccattttgtacgagatgaactcaaagatctaaaacgttttccacatacacaatatcaccatttccatcaaatattgttcacaaaccagtctaaatctgtgatagtgagcacttctcctttgctgagataatccatcccacctcacaggtgtgccatatcaagatgctgattagacaccatgattagtgcacaggtgtgccttagactgcccacaataaaaggccactctgaaaggtgcagttttatcacacagcacaatgccacagatgtcgcaagatttgagggagggtgcaattggcatgctgacagcaggaatgtcaaccagagctgttgctcgtgtattgaatgttcatttctctaccataagcgtttcagagaatttggcagtacatccaaccagcctcacaaccgcagaccacgtgtaaccacaccagcccaggacctccacatccagcatgttcacctccaagatcgtctgagaccagccactcggacagctgctgaaacaatcggtttgcataaccaaagaatttctgcacaaactgtcagaaaccgtctcagggaagctcatctgcatgctcgtcgtcctcatcggggtctcaacctgactccagttcgtcgtcgtaaccgacttgagtgggcaaatgctcacattcgcttgcgtttggcacgttggagaggtgttctcttcacagatgaatcccagttcacactgttcagggcagatggcagacagcgtgtgtggcgttgtgtgggtgagcagtttgctgatgtcaatgttgtggatcgagtggcccatggtggcggtggggttatggtatgggcaggcgtctgttatggatgaagaacacaggtgcattttattgatggcattttgaatgcacagagataccgtgacgagatcctgaggcccattgttgtgccatacatccaagaacatcatctcatgttgcagcaggataatgcacggccccatgttgcaaggatctgtacacaattcttgaaagctgaaaatgtcccagttcttgcatggccggcatactcaccggacatgtcacccattgagcatgtttgggatgctctggaccggcgtatacgacagcgtgtaccagttcctgccaatatccagcaactttgcacagccattgaagaggagtggaccaacattgcacaggccacaattgacaacctgatcaactctatgcgaaggagatgtgttgcactgcatgaggcaaatggtggtcacaccagatactgactggtatccccccccaataaaacaaaactgcacctttcagagtggccttttattgtgggcagtctaaggcacacctgtgcactaatcatggtgtctaatcagcatcttgatatggcacacctgtgaggtgggatggattatctcagcaaaggagaagtgctcactatcacagatttagactggtttgtgaacaatatttgatggaaatggtgatattgtgtatgtggaaaacgttttagatctttgagttcatctcatacaaaatgggagcaaaaccaaaagtgttgcgtttatatttttattgagtgtataTGCATTTAGGATGGGGCCGGTCTGATCGGGTATCGGCTTCCAATACCAAGGTAATTCAAGTATCGTAAATGTCTGATACAACCTGCAGCGTTTTCTGATACCGGAGAGGGTTCCTCTGTGAAACCTCTCGTGTTGCTTGCTGTCTTCTCTGTTTGCTGCTGAGTGTGAGGAGCAGGGTTCTAGCCACGGTGGGTGGCACTGGGCAGCCCCACTCAGTACTGCAAATTTCTGCCTGGCTCTCTGtttcaaattggctgtgccacccagcacagaatttctgaaaaatgaactgaaatgttgctgaaaatgtaccaattcgattgtatttc
The Thalassophryne amazonica chromosome 7, fThaAma1.1, whole genome shotgun sequence genome window above contains:
- the nes gene encoding nestin, giving the protein MEFYSVHRPFDHSHLGEEKHQMLNLNRRLQNYLGRVKHLEEENMLLATEIQTLRRSNQGASAHRSGLEEALRQARLDLDAAWRVRLHTEVEVGRLTRELQTLDLQRQKEIEAQMEAKMNLNQSVKELEEEKKAQIWLREKITHLEQEMKHLIQSHEEDVAHIEATLTHSRYTAPSTLVQRGNQMPNLLQMGQEYSQRATEAWNEAEQAYQGQLGQLEESLNQARSRLTQVSQEKSESLLKLRALEKELSSAQDVRLHLERTAAQSRDKHSQEIQQLQEHLEHLEAEKEEVGQQIDQLLVENRGLLQLKMSLGLEVATYRALLDSESLKRDVALVNQPRNSYTSDAVFSHQLNASIKNTLASSFYGIKERSKPITITQTPLWSRTSHSEVPKIWKKSTEDGVGEETPNLKKTETHPKMLQDGEVKDLSLQAVQEKVTFTQLLSIPQVQEAAAETVSWDKEEEKDWKILDAGPVEESPADDNQAECVSELIDVSQQFATTILTPYHVKVTEQASYESEEDMPLESPADKEELQLPHTAVDTEVEKELTSSKCEKEETSDSETEAVFEPTLGSRIRAPASECEPEESLFNQEVDISQEENISNTDAGQTKQDDSISVVQTHETEAEDKLYPDGEEMDILDSVIEKKVDLKQGDGVKKEESNRQHAEPEEDISAHEQELEKTEPRVDFSSGAQQNDNITSSVTETDVDYDGHQTQLPGKEEDDEDEDEDSQNVSVSWRTEVESDSYAQDNTLADTRPLIQYKNDETDAYSRASRLDDSESSEGEQEKKAGEAGAWAKSKSMKFGTMEDLCEDVEGEGLDEEYDLGYTHAEDKDLDSTVTTTEHAAGSININEGDLEENTEKATESMITMDEEHKEELETDVHVEEEIEDLCTESYSANFASESEVAPELQVASVQEKTEDQEVTPEQQHPSTDAVIDQPCEHLEVWNSTAEELQTDDNTQHINQEDIRERSEEEDKLGALMVEYTDISKDQSDYNTVTSGTESQTIMKNSGIEECGQGIEEEIEDLCTESYSANFASESEVAPELQVASVQEKTEDQEVTPEQQHPSTDAVIDQPCEHLEVWDSTAQELQTDDNTQHINQEDMRERSEEEDKLSALMVEYTDISKDQSDYNTVTSSTESQTIMKNSGIEECGQGIEEEIEDLCTESYSANFASESEVAPELQVASVQEKTEDQEVTPEQQHPSTDAVIDKPCEHLEVWNSTAEELQTDDNTQHINQEDMRERSEEEDKLSALMVEYTDISKDQSDYNTVTSSTESQTIMKNSGMEECGQGIHDSQQDVDHAAELEEAVPTPDFKKSLENITENAAECQASHAFAETAECEVLQSPKKAEAGEKNDNAPESGQHCLFDVDSCDQNAVIQKDDHNEREICMVKDPTETLKTNGDDSNTLHGFFSSAVEKDIWLPTFGNGATCDPEDAQQSNQNLGFSDSLVWGISENQNEVNGNSEMDRKNKEPLEVKQVLSRNVAEETIIHSEDSDNEGKCWSSGDE